The following proteins are co-located in the Spinactinospora alkalitolerans genome:
- a CDS encoding 8-amino-7-oxononanoate synthase has translation MTADVQAADPFGWLERAAAERARAGLTRRLRPRGRHEDVLDLAGNDYLGLTRHPVVTRAAADAAVRWGAGATGSRLVTGSTALHGELEAELTDFHGAEAALVFSSGFAANLGMVTALSGAGTHLVCDRYNHASLIDATRLAKASGARVSLFGHADAAAARAALAAAAEPRRLVVSDTVFSVDGDLADVAGLARACREHGAALVLDDAHGLGVLGDSGAGALSAAGLSGAGDVVVSVTLSKSLGAQGGAVLGPRGVIRHLAETARTFVFDTGLAPASAGGALAALRLLRAEPERAARVRSTARRLAAGLTAAGLRTGAPGAAVVSVRAPSPDAAVQWARRCLDAGVRVGCFRPPSVPDGHSRLRLTARADLTEDEIGRALEVVTATRPEGLRRS, from the coding sequence GTGACGGCCGACGTGCAGGCGGCGGACCCGTTCGGCTGGCTGGAACGGGCGGCCGCGGAGCGGGCGCGGGCCGGGCTGACCCGGCGGCTGCGCCCCCGGGGCCGGCACGAGGACGTGCTGGACCTGGCCGGCAACGACTACCTGGGGCTGACCCGCCATCCCGTGGTCACCCGCGCCGCCGCCGACGCCGCCGTGCGCTGGGGCGCGGGCGCGACCGGTTCGCGCCTGGTCACCGGCAGCACCGCCCTGCACGGTGAGCTGGAGGCCGAGCTGACCGACTTCCACGGCGCCGAGGCCGCCCTGGTGTTCTCCTCCGGGTTCGCCGCCAACCTGGGCATGGTCACCGCACTGTCCGGAGCAGGGACCCACCTCGTGTGCGACCGGTACAACCACGCCTCGCTGATCGACGCGACCCGGCTGGCCAAGGCCTCCGGCGCGCGCGTGTCGCTGTTCGGCCACGCCGACGCCGCGGCGGCGCGGGCGGCCCTCGCCGCCGCGGCCGAGCCCCGCCGGCTGGTGGTCAGCGACACCGTGTTCTCCGTGGACGGCGACCTCGCCGATGTCGCCGGGCTGGCGCGGGCCTGCAGGGAGCACGGCGCGGCACTGGTCCTGGACGACGCGCACGGCCTGGGGGTGCTCGGCGACAGCGGCGCGGGCGCCCTCAGCGCCGCCGGGCTGAGCGGGGCCGGCGACGTCGTGGTCTCGGTGACGCTGTCGAAGTCGCTGGGCGCGCAGGGCGGCGCGGTCCTGGGGCCGCGCGGAGTCATCCGGCACCTCGCCGAGACGGCGCGGACGTTCGTCTTCGACACCGGGCTCGCGCCCGCGTCGGCGGGCGGCGCGCTGGCGGCGCTGCGGCTGCTGCGCGCCGAACCGGAGCGGGCCGCGCGGGTGCGTTCGACCGCCCGCAGGCTGGCGGCGGGACTCACGGCGGCGGGACTGCGCACCGGCGCCCCCGGCGCCGCCGTCGTCTCCGTCCGCGCCCCCTCCCCTGATGCCGCGGTGCAATGGGCCCGGCGCTGCCTGGATGCGGGCGTGCGGGTGGGCTGCTTCCGGCCGCCCTCGGTCCCCGACGGACACTCCCGGCTGCGGCTGACCGCCCGGGCCGACCTCACCGAGGACGAGATCGGACGCGCACTGGAGGTCGTCACCGCCACCCGGCCCGAGGGCCTTCGCCGATCTTGA